TGTGCATCGCTCATGATTGATAATAGATACACCAAACTATCAGTATCAGTTTCATTAGCCGCTTCAATAACGCCAATCACTTCACCATCTTCATCTACCATTTCATCTTCCGGCTGCGGAATAAAAAAGCCTTCGTATTCTTCAATATGCTCGTAAGTTAAACGGATAGCCTTTGCTAAACGTGGAATTTTTTCTGCAACAGCATATGTACGTAATTCTTTAAGGTCATTCACCATTTCTTCAATGACTATTCCGTTATCAGAAATGCTTTGTTGCATTTTTTGGATGAGATCTTGTGCTTTTTTATTTACCACGATATATCGATTTAATATTGCTTGTATTAGAATAGAAAGGTTCTTTAAAGAACTTTTCGGAGGCCAAAATTAAAATATAATACCAAACTCTACAGACATGTGATGGAATAATTTAAGTATTAAACCATTTCCATAATTTACCATACCAGGTTGTTGGTTCTGGTGCTGTAGGTGTGGTATTTTCAGCTTTTTCTATTTTATAGTTGTTTTTCTTTTTCGTTTTTTTCGGAACAAATTTTTGAGCGTCCGGTTTTGATTTTTCCTTTTGCTTAGCGGCAATCCTTTTTTCACGATGTTCCAGCTTTTTAGACATTTCCTCTGCGGCTTTGTCTCTTTTAATTTGTTCTAGCTGCGCTTCACTCTTAATTCTGGATTTACGCGCTGAACTTGCAGATCGCTTTTCACGCTGTTTTTGCTTGAACTCACGTTGTTCTCTACGTTTTTCTTTCTTACGATTAGCCAATTCTTCTTTACTAATCATGACACCATCTACCTCAACCATTTGCTCTGAGAGGGGTGGAGGAAGTTCAATTTTACCAACAACTTTAGGACCTGTGAGTTCCACTTTTTCGGCTTTAATCAATGGTGCGTTGGCAATGGTGGAAGCATCTACTTCCTGATGGAGTTCAAATTCAATGGATGCTTCCGAATCAGAACTTTCTGTTTCTTCAATTGAAACGCTGTCTTCTGATGATTCATTTTCTACGACTGAAACCTCTGGCTCAAAAGTTTCTTTGATTTCGGATGTTTCTACCAGGTCGGAAACCGGAGTTGATTCTTCTTTAGATTCCGAAGGCTCTGGCGTAGGATTGAATTTAGCGACTACTTTTTCAACTAAAGCATCTTCTACTTTGGTGTTTAGATGCGATCCTAATTCAACGTCAAATTCCAATTTTAAATAATTTAAAATTTCGTTTGGCTTAACGTTTACTTTTCTGGAAAGTTGACCTAATCTCATATTCTATCGCTATATGGTTGCAAATATAATTGTACGAATTAGTTATAAAAATGGCTATGAATATTTATAACATTTAATTTAATCGATTTGCCATTTCATTGAATGCATGTTGCTGGTTGGTACGCATTTTAGAGGTCACACCTTCTCTTAGGGCCAATCGCGTAAAAACATGAATGTCGGAATCCATAATTTCAACATCAATGGGGCCGTTTTGAGCTGTTTTTGTGCCTTTATAAATAAGTACAGTACTGGTAGAACTTGCGGTAGGATCGTTTTTAGAATGGTATACTTTCATATATGCAGAGTTGGGGAGGGTAATTCCATTTTCCAACTTCTTTTGTACCCGTTTCATAACGAAGTTAAGTTCCGAAACCGTTTCATGGGGTCTGAATTTATACCAGTATTTGGTTTCATTGCCTTCCACACTACTTTCTACGTATCCCAACATCGGCCCAATGATTCCCGCAATAGATTGGATTTTTATGGAAGAAACGACAATAGGGTCGATACAGAATGCATTTTGTGGAGGAATATGGGAATCAAAATAGTCTGAGGATAACAGTTCCAGAATAAGTGTTGCTCCGGTAGAGGAACCTACCAGACTGATTTTTTGATATCCAAGTTGTTCCAGCTTTTCATATTCTTCAATAATAGCTGATTTCCAATCTTCCCAGGAAGCATCTTTGAAATCGGCATATGTTCTGCCATGTCCACCAAGTAAGACCTGAGAAATCCGATATGAGTTTTGATTAGCCGACCAATCTTGAAATTCCTGCCATTCAAAGGTAGAAGCAGAATATCCATGTACTGCAATTAAAATATGTCGATTTAGATCATCCGCGGTGGGATTGGGATATTTGGCAGAAACCAAAAAGTCTTCCGGTTGATATAAAGAAGCATCAAAGATCACATCACCATCTAATAAATCATCGGTGATATTGGGATCTTTACACTGCTGAGTCAGAAGAGAAAAACCGATAAGGAGTATATAAACGATTCTATTCATGATTTCCAGATTTAAATAAGGTGTAGTAAACATCCAGATGATAATAGAGTGGTTGGAGGGTGCCCGGTGAATATCCGGGTTTGGAAAAGTCAATGTAATAACCCGAACCTAATTGTAGTTTTACCGGATATTTTTGAAATTCATAACTAAATGCAATTTCCGGTGATAGAAGAAAAGCTGTATTCGGAATGTCATCAAAAAAATCATATTCCAGATTGGAGTAGAAGTACCCCATATTTAATCGTGTGACAAAATGATACGGTTTATTCTGAATAAAATTCCAACTACCTGAAAATAAGAAATGACTTTGCTTGATCGCATTTGAATTAAAAGCTGAACCCAATCTGGAAGTCACAAAATCAAATCCGAGATGAAACCTTTCCGGTTTGAAGTTTTTAAATGCGTATTGAACGGAAATTCCGTTTTCCCAATACATGTTTTGTGTTTTTTGAATTCGGATTCCCAGATTCAAATTTTGCGCATATATGCTTCCTGTCAATAGAAGGGTGAGTGAGATTAGAAATTTCTTCATAGGCTTCAGAATTGTTTGGGCCTACAAGATCACTATAAAAATTGTAAAAAACCTAAAGTGCGCTGAAATTCGGGGTGATAGTCTGCATTTATTCGCATAGGTTCATTCGTTATCGGATGATGAAATGCAATTTCCTGCGCATGAAGCATCATAGTGATCATGTTCCATTTTTCCTTAAACAAACGATTTTGTTTATTGCATCCATGTGGACGATCTCCTATAATTGGATGTCTTAAATGTGCAAAATGTTTCCTGATCTGATGAAATCTTCCGG
This genomic interval from bacterium SCSIO 12643 contains the following:
- a CDS encoding esterase, which encodes MNRIVYILLIGFSLLTQQCKDPNITDDLLDGDVIFDASLYQPEDFLVSAKYPNPTADDLNRHILIAVHGYSASTFEWQEFQDWSANQNSYRISQVLLGGHGRTYADFKDASWEDWKSAIIEEYEKLEQLGYQKISLVGSSTGATLILELLSSDYFDSHIPPQNAFCIDPIVVSSIKIQSIAGIIGPMLGYVESSVEGNETKYWYKFRPHETVSELNFVMKRVQKKLENGITLPNSAYMKVYHSKNDPTASSTSTVLIYKGTKTAQNGPIDVEIMDSDIHVFTRLALREGVTSKMRTNQQHAFNEMANRLN